A DNA window from Arachis duranensis cultivar V14167 chromosome 3, aradu.V14167.gnm2.J7QH, whole genome shotgun sequence contains the following coding sequences:
- the LOC107480271 gene encoding uncharacterized protein LOC107480271 yields the protein MGSLGEEDLVRMVQDFIESESTPPTMNSNSSNCRSLNHQNEYFILQDILRSSETAAESKILNCVMKHMRSRHATSEKTTTSNLKTWLVKRLKMDGFNASLCQTSWPTSLGCPAGEYEYIEVIVEGDKNSEVRVIVDIDFRCQFELARPTEYYKEMTESLPVVFVGSEKKLCNIISLMCSAAKKSLREKGLHVPPWRTTRYMQSKWLCRSHPNNNTATTEGANNNNNHNNAHVFGNWVPPTVRPRRRDLDGGGSALSSQFSNMGVNCCYV from the exons ATGGGAAGTCTAGGAGAGGAGGACTTGGTGAGGATGGTACAAGATTTCATAGAATCAGAATCAACACCTCCTACCATGAATTCCAATTCCTCAAATTGTCGTTCCTTAAACCATCAAAACGAGTATTTTATTTTGCAG GATATTCTTAGGAGTAGTGAAACAGCAGCAGAGTCGAAGATCTTGAATTGCGTGATGAAGCATATGAGAAGCAGACATGCTACTTCTGAGAAAACAACAACTAGTAACCTTAAAACATGGCTTGTTAAGAGGTTGAAAATGGATGGCTTCAATGCTTCTCTCTGTCAAACATCTTGGCCCACCTCCTTAGGTTGTCCTGctg GTGAATATGAATATATTGAAGTGATAGTTGAAGGTGATAAGAATAGTGAAGTGAGAGTAATAGTAGATATAGACTTTAGGTGCCAATTTGAACTTGCAAGGCCAACAGAATACTACAAAGAAATGACAGAGTCACTCCCAGTAGTGTTTGTTGGAAGTGAGAAGAAGCTGTGTAACATAATCTCGTTGATGTGTTCTGCTGCCAAGAAGTCCCTTAGAGAAAAGGGTCTGCACGTGCCACCATGGAGAACCACAAGATACATGCAATCCAAGTGGCTCTGTAGATCTCACCCTAATAATAATACTGCTACTACAGAAGgagcaaataataataataatcataataatgcTCATGTTTTTGGAAATTGGGTGCCTCCAACAGTGAGGCCAAGGAGAAGAGATTTAGACGGTGGTGGATCTGCTTTGTCAAGTCAATTCTCTAACATGGGAGTCAACTGTTGCTATGTTTGA